The window ATACTTATTACGTTATGGCACATAGGTGGCAGCATTTATTATCACCTTCATTTTATGcactttaaacattttcagattaTTTGGCATTTATTACATTGACAGTGGACATTATTACATTGACAGTGGACATTATTACATTGACAGTGGAGATTACTGCTTTGACagtttacattattacattgaCAGTGGACATTATTTAATTGACAGTGAACATTATTTAATTGACAGTGGATGTTATTTAATTGACAGTAGAAATGATTACACTGACTGTTGACATTATCACATTGACAGTGGACATTATTACATTGACAGTGAACGTTATTTAATTGACAGTGGATGTTATTTAATTGACAGTGGAAATTATTTCATTGACTGTGGACATTATCACATTGACAGTGGACATTATTTAATTGACAGTGTACATTATTACATTGACTGTGGACATTATCACATTGACAGTGGACATTATTTAATTGACAGTGTACATTATCACATTGACAGTGGAAATTATTTAATTGACAGTGGATGTTATTTAATTGACAGTGTACATTATTACATTGACTGTGGACATTATCACATTGACAGTGGACATTATCACATTGGCAGTGGACATTATTTCATTGACTGTGGACAATATTACATTGACTGTGGACATTATCACATTGACAGTGGACATTATTTCATTGACTGTGGACATTATTACATTGACTGTGGACATTATCACATTGACAGTGGACATTATTTCATTGACAGTGGACACGTTGGAACAGATGCATGTCAACTGCTTATTTCGAAATAAAGGTGAATTTAGCTTTTTTCCATTATGATGTTAGATGGAGGAAACTGTAATCCATAATTTAGTTTTCACTATGCTTACAAAGTTCAAACATTTCTACCATTAGCTAAAAATAGTAATCAGGTCGTGTGAGCATGTTTTAAACAAAGTCTCCAAGTCACTTGAAATCAAGTCAATATTTGCTGTGATGTATCTTAAAGATATTTGGcaataacaatttaaaatgcTCACACACCCCAGTTACATCCATGGATTTTTAACAAGCTTAAGCTTAGGTTAGTTTGTAATGGCAGTTTATGAAAGAACTTAACCCTTTATTACAGTTTTCTGTGGCCAATAGATTGTGCGGAACCATCTCACCTGAAGTTCAAAAACAGTGTTATGTTTTAAGTTAAAAGATCAACAGACACAGGACTTCAAACTATCTGACAGAAAAAGCCAACACTTCTTTgttgaaagcaaaacatttcttatcTCTGATTTAGATCAACAATGCATTACACCTTCCCTCTACACACACTTTAATATCCCTCTATGCATGTTTCTGATGTAATGCATGTTCACAACAGCAAATACATGCCTAGGCCATaaagcaatttatttttctcttaatCAGCTATGGTATTTTCTTTCTAATTGTGTAATACATTGTGAATTCAGTagcacagaattttttttttagggccATTGTGAGAAACAAATGGCTGTTTATTCTGGACAACAAACCTTGGATGTTGCTATTTTGGAACGCCGTCACTCATCCAAGCCCTTCTTGCCGCCTCCGTCCCTGGTCTTGGCCCGGAGTTTGTTCAGCTGAGACTCCGCAATATCTGCTCGCTCTTCAGCTTCCTCCAGCTCATGCTGCAGCTTGCGGAACTTGGCCAGATTGGCATTGGCCTGTTCTTCGGCTTCCTCTGAGGCACGCTTGTAGGCCTTCACCTTCAGCTGCAGCTTGTCCACTAGATCCTGAATGCGTGCCATGTTCTTGCGGTCTTCCTCCGTCTGGTAGGTGAGCTCCTTGATACGCCGCTCGTACTTGCGCACCCCCTTGATGGACTCAGTGCCGCGcttctgctcctcctccagctcgCTTTCCAGCTCCTTAATGCGTCCCTCTAGCTTTTGAAGCTGCTTCTTTCCGCCCTTCATTGCAATTTGTTCTGCCTCATCCAGTCGATGCTGCAAGTCCTTGATAGTCTGCTCCATGTTCTTTTTCATGCGCTCCAGGTGGGCACTGGTGTCctgctccttcttcagctcctcTGCCATCATGGCTGCGTCAGTGATGGCCTTTTTGGCCTTTTCTTCAGCATTGCGGTTCTCCTGTACCACATCTTCCAATTCGGTCTGCAGTTGGAGTAGATCAGCCTCGTGTTTCTTCTTCTGGTTAACAAGGCTGGTATTTTGAGTGTGTAGAAGTTGCATGCGCTCTGATGTTTCACACAGCTCTTGTTCAGCCAGCTTGCGACCTCGCTCGGTCTGCTCTAAAACAGCCCGAAGTTCCTCCAACTCTGCTTGAAACAGATTGTTCCTGCGCTCCAAAAGGGCAATGTTCTCCTTCAGGTCTTCATTCCCATGTGTAGCATCATCCAGTTGCAGCTGTGCATCCTTCAAGCATGACTGGGTGATTTTTAGCTGCTTTTGGGCATCAGCTGCCTGTCTGTTGGCTTGGCTAAGCTGGATCTCCATCTCGTTGAGGTCACCCTCCATCTTCTTCTTGATTCTCAGGGCCTCGTTGCGGCTTCGGGTTTCAGACTCAAGGGAGCTTTGCAGTGACTCAACAATGCGCTGGTTGTTCCTCTTTGCCTGCTCCATTTCCTCATCCTTTTCGGAAAGCTTCCGTTCAATATCTGCTTTCATCTGGTTGAACTCTAGCTGTGCCCGAAGGATCTTGCTCTCTTCGTGCTCCAGGGAACCTTCTGCCTCCTCAAGGGCTGACTGAAGTTCTGCTTTCTCTTGCTCTAGCTGCTTCCGAAGCTTTTCCAACTCATGGGCGCTTTTCCCTCCCTCACCAAGTTGGTCAGTAAGGTCAGAGATCTCCTCCTGTAAGTTCTTGTTCTCCCTTTTGATGGTCTCCAGGTGATCCAAAGACTCCTCATAGGCATTCTTTAATTTAAAGAGCTCAGTGCTGAGCGAGCGAGCCTCTTTCTGGGTTCCTTCGAGCTCACATTGTGACTCCTCGTACTTCTGTTTCCACTCAGCCATGACTTTGTCAAAGGTTCTCTGCTTCTTGTCCAGAGCTGCAGATGCTGCATTGGATCGTTCAAGATCCAACATCAGGTCCTCAATCTCATTTTGTAGGCGGCTCTTGGTCTTTTCAAGGGaggaacattttgcatttacagCCTCCACTGCCTCTTCAGCTTCCTGCAGTCTTTGGACTAACTTCTTTTTagcctcctccagctcctcagTTTTCTGGATTCCATCCGTCTCATACCTTGCTCTCCATGTGGACACCTCAGTGTTGGCCTTGGACAGTGCCCTCTGCAGCTCAGCCTTggcctcctgttcctcctcaaatTGCTCCCTGAGGAGGTCGCAGTCATGACGGGCAGACTGCAAGGCGTGTGCCAGGGAATTCTTGGCCTTGACCTCCTCCTCGAGCTGCCTGCGCATGTCCTCCACCTGCTGGGTGTAGGAGCTCTTGCCCCTGGTAAGTTGAGAAATCAGGGACTCTTTTTCCTCCAGCTGACGTCCTAGCTCTCCATTTTCTGTGAGGAGTTTGGCCCTCTGAGAGGAAAAGTCATTTAGGGATCTCTGTGCCTCTTCATACTTGGTCTTGTACTCGTTCATATTGTCCTCCATTGATCGGCACATCCTCTCCAAGTTGGATTTGGCCTTCACCACACTCTCTATATTTGAGGACAGGTCATCCAGCTCCAGCTTCAGTTCATTCTTCTCCTTCTCTAGCTTCTGCTTGACACGTTGGAGGTTATCGATTTGTTCACCCAATTCAGCCACACTGTCCGCATGTTTCTTCCTTAAGGAGGCAGCAGTGGCTTCATGTTGAAGTGTAGATTCTTCCAGGTCCCTGCGAAGCTTCAGAAATTCATTCTCCCTTTTCTTGTTGAGTTCAACCTGAGCAGATGTGGCCCCTCCTGCTTCCTCCAAACGTTCACTTATGTCCTCTAGCTCACGAGAAAGATCAGACCGCTGCTTCTCAATTTTGGCTCGGGCTGCTCGCTCAGCGTCCAGCTCCTCTTCAAGCTCTTCAATTCGAGCCTGGTTTTCCTTTAGTTTCTTCTGGAGCTGAACACAAGCCACCTGTTCATCCTCAATCTTTCCAGTCAGGCTGCTTATCTCAAAGTCTTTCTTTTTGAGTTTTTCATCTTGCTGCTGTTTGTCATTCTCCAAATCCATTAAATTCTCTTGGTTAAGTTTTAGGTCTCCCTCAAGCTTTCTCTTGGAGCGCTCAAGTTCcattctgattttcttttcatgttccAGGGAGCCCTCAAGGTCATCTACCTGCTGTTCCAGCTTGGCTTTAGCTTTGGTCAAAGTGTTGACTTTGTCCTCCTCACTCTGAAGATCATCAAGTGTCTGCTGATGAGCCTCTTGGAGTGCCTTCTTCTCTTTGGTGAGCTTCATTATATTTTCATCCTGTGAAGCCATCTCCTCTGTGAGGTTTTTCACCTTGTTTTCTATGGCATGCTTCTCTTTCTCAACCTTGGCTAATGTCATCTCGAGGTCATCTATATCTTTCTTCAACTCAGAACACTCATCCTCAAGCTTTCGTTTCTTTGCTGTGAGATCTGCATTcatctcctcttcatcctccagTCGTTCTGTTAGTTCTTTCAATTTTGCTTCCATTTGGATCTTACTCTTTATGAGCTGCTCACAGCGCTCTTCAGCATCTGTTAGCGTATCTTGCTCAGCCTGGCATTGTAGAAGCAGATCATTCTTCTCTTGGAGAATACTGACCACCTTCTCTTCAAGCTCCTTCCTTCTCGCTTCAGATTTATCAAAGGCCTCTTTTACCTTAGTGAACTCCTCCTTTATGTTTGCCATCTCCTTGTCAGACTCAGCACTCTTCAGCAGTGGCTTGATTTTGAAGAACAGCTTCATCCAGGGCCAGTTCTTGACCCCTAAGAAGGAGCGAAGGTTCCACTGTATGACTAGTAGAGCGTCCCTGCGTTCCACAAGCTTCTGGTATTCTGCCCTCATGAGAATGGCTCTGGCATTGGCCTGGATCATGGTGATAATACGGGAGAGTTGCTCATCTCGCATCTCTTCCAACGTACCCAGCAAGCCCGCTTTGAAAAAAACCTTGGTGCTGCCAAACCTATACTGACTGTGATCAATGTCTAACGAACCCAGCAGTTTTTCAGTGGCTTTCTTTGAGTCTATGAACTGGCCCTCAGGAATGACAGATGCATTCAGGATTCTGTATCTCTGTTTGAAGTCGCCGTAGAGGACTCTGTTCGGGAAGCCTTTTCTGCAGATCCGAATGCCCTCCAGCACACCGTTACAGCGCAATTGGTGCATCACAAGAGAGTTTTCCATGATCCCTGGTGTTTTGCTCTCATTTGGGATCAAGCAGCGGACAAAGTGTGGATGGGTGGTTTTCAGGGTGGACATCAACTTGTTTAGGTTTTCCCTGTGAAGCGCAGATACTGTCTGGAAAGCGGACCCTTTTTTTTTGGCTCCTTTCCCAGAAACTTTGTCCCCCCCCTCAGTGGCTACTACTGCAAAAAGATGACTCAGGAGTTTGAGGGATGATTTTGCGTAAAGACCACACACTGTTTCGTTCAGTGGATCTTTGTTCTTCACCAGCCAGCCAGTAATGTTGTAATCAACAATGCCAGCATAGTGGACCAAGGCAAAGTGTGCCTCTGCTTTGCCCTTCCCTGGAATGggcttttgaaacattttgttctTGCCCAAATGGTTGTCGTATAGCTTAGCCTTAAACGTCTGGTCACTGGCCTTTGGGAACATGCACTCTTCCTCTAGAATTGACATGATTCCAAGTGGCTTTTCAATTAGGTCAATGCAAGCCTGCAAGTCCATCCCAAAGTCGATGAACTCCCATTCAATGCCCTCCTTTTTGTACTCTTCTTGCTCAAGTACGAACATGTGATGATTGAAAAACTGTTGCAGTCTCTCATTCGTGAAGTTGATGCAGAGCTGTTCAAAAGTGTTGAAGTCAAATATCTCAAATCCAGCTATGTCCAGTACTCCTATGAAATGCTGACGGGCCTGTTTTGTGTCAAGGGAATGGTTGATTCTTACCACCATCCAGTTGAACATCTTTTCATACACTGACTTAGCCAGTGCACCGATGGAGTAGTAGACCTGATCTACTCCTTGACCTTTGGTAACATACTCATTGCCAACCTTGACTCTGGGATGACAAAGTCCTTTAATGAGATCTGCAGAGTTAATGCCCATTAGGTATGCTGACTTGTCAGCAGCTTCTGTACCGTCAGGCTCTGCCTGCTCCTCCCGCTGCTTTTGTTTGAACTTCATGTTGCCATAGTGCATGATGGCACCTGTCAACTTGTAGACCCCCTGTTTCTCCTCTGCAGTAAAGCCGAGTACATCAAAGGCGCTGTCAGTAGCCAACAGTTCATCAGAATCATTGATGGATGCTACTGTTACCTCTCCTTGAGAGATGTAGGAGTAGTCATATGGGTTATTGGTGATTAACAGCATGTCCAGCAGCTCTGGCTTTTGGTTGGACAATATCTGGAAGAAAATATGGTAGTTCCTCTCGGCTTTGAGCTGAAAGGTGATACGGGACTTCTCAAGAAGGTAAGTCTCAATATCAGcagaggacagttttccacttgtTCCAAAGTGAATACGGATGAATTTGCCAAAACGTGATGAGTTGTCATTTCTAACTGTTTTGGCATTACCAAAAGCCTCCAGTGCAGGGTTGGCCTGGATGATTTGATCTTCTAGGGTCCCCTTGCTGGGATCCCTCTTAACACCACTGACTGCTGCAATGCTGGCAAAGTACTGGATGACCCTCTTGGTGTTGACGGTCTTCCCAGCACCAGATTCTCCGGTGATGAGAACAGACTGATTCTCCCGGTCAGTGAGCATATACTGGTAGGCATtatcagagatggagaagatgTGAGGTGGGGCTTCGGCCCTCTTCTTTCCCCTGTAGGCAGACACAACCGCAGAGTCATAGACTGGAAGCCATTTGTATGGGTTCACCGTCACACAGAACAGCCCTGAGTAGGTGTAGATCATCCAGGCCGCGTAACGCTCTTTGAGGTTGAACAGCACAGCTGGCTCGTGGAGGAACGTGAACATGGCCATGTCTTCGATCTTGTCATATTTCGGCGGGTTCTGCGGGTGGACATCTGCCTCTTTGACGGTCACCACGGTCTGGTCCTCCTTCTTCACCGTCACCATTCCCCCTTCTTTGCTTTGTATCTGCCCTTTGACATATTCTACTTTGTTGTCGACTACGAAGCACTCTGTCTTGATGTCAAAAGGCCTGGTCTGGGCTTCCAGGCGCTCCTTATCCGACTTCCTCAGAAATGGAGCGGCCTTCCCAAACTCGGCCATGAGAGCGTCACCCATTGTGATTGAAGGTCCTCTGACAAAGGGGGATTCAGTCAATGTGGACACAGAACAAAGATCTTTACTCTGTTGACTCTGTGGGGAAGTGCAAGCTCATCAGTACTCTCTGATCCTTATAAAGGGGGACTGGAGGCCATATTAGGATGTAGCTGGTGTTATGAAAAAAAGTCGAACCCAATTTTATCCCAAGACTCGCAAGCGCCTTGCGGGCAGTTTCAAGACCTTTAGCTGTTAGTATCCATTTTAGGCGAAGTGACAATTCTCTGCTTATCTCCCAGCTTTACCCCTTCTTGAAAGAGATTCCACACACCTCTGCCAatgaaaatagattttcttAAATGGGTAACTGTATCTCTGTCCCATACAGAGAAATGATATGTGAAATATACAGAAATTGCCAAATGTCCATTCATAATGGTTATTATGAACTGTATTTTGTATAATGCAAAACAGGAAAACTTTAAAGGAGAGGTATTGTAAAGAACAGCCTGTGCTGCTTTGTTGGACTGAATAGCAGGGACAGGGTGGTTCCGCTCTATAGTTTTCTTATCTATGGTCAGCTGTATGCCGTGGTCTCTATCAAAGAAACACCTCTCACAGCTCTCAGAAAGCAACCTGTCTCTGCTCATCTCCACTCGGCAATGCCTTTCAAACACCAAGGCACCCCAAAGCCTCTGCTGTCTTTATTTCATGCGGCATTTCACTGCCACAGGTCTAGATGTAACGGGTCATTTATGGACTCTCAAAACATGCTATGGTTATTTGGTGTATTGTACTGCATATTACTGTTAGTTACCTGGCGTCTTCtggggggtatttcagaaagcagggttcACATACTCTTGAGTTGAAACCACAACTCTGTGCtgactgactctgagctgtcaaactcagaGCTGACTTCAGAACAGGTGGTAACAATTAgttcagtcaactctgagttaagTTAACCTCGAGTAAAGCATGTGCACGAGAAGATAAAAAGCCCTTATCAGTGGAACGCAGATAACGTGATTCACTACAGCAACAGGGGAAAAAGGTCTGGAACCCCATACTTCTCCCCAGTGGAGTTagatatattaatgaatgcacataTGCAGCATACGAGTATACATTCAAGAAAAAAGCAATATAGTAGCAGCAGAAAAAGAACGTGTCAGAAAACTGCTGACCGAGACTATGCGTGAGCATTTATTGAACAAAATGAAAAGTCACATCTCGAGTGGTccactcattaaacatttatataatgtctgtgtgggggtgtaatatcaagttcagtgtatttatcaaatgcaccgaacaacgcagcgtcattctgaacagtgacatcattgtgacatggcacacatctgcatagtaagaattaagaatattataaaaagcaaaaatacagttccggaaaaaattaagagaccactgcacctttttttttcctttccaaaaaagttggaaagagaagttttgagtgaggaacagaagcgttcaatttgcagtgtttttttaattttaacccttctgtttcgtcacttttttggaaaggaaggaaaaaggtgcagtctcttacatttttccggagctgtatatttaagtAGTAAGTGACATTTAAGCAAACCATACGTAAAATTcgcaaaataattacaattctTTGCTGGCCTATCGACACATGAATGCTGTGGAAAGACTTCCTACAAGGAGCTTTGATAGGAGTATGAGTGTCATATATGCAGCCAATCCCTGGACATCCTAAAATATTGACTGATCGGTGCTTCAAGTCTCAAAGCTTCATatgaaataaatttgattacTGCTTAGACTGATACCTGCAATTCTGTGGAAATCTTTTTTGATGAGTCTCGTGCGACCGCGGTAAAGATAGTTTCATATTCACGCATTCGACTACGCCCATGTACCGGTAAAACTGTCGTTGGTCTGCCGACCCCAGAGTGCCGAGTGTCGGGCAAggctatatcaatcaatcaatcaatcaaattttatttgtaaagcgccttacaacagccaaaaggtgcacaaggcgctttccattaaaagcttcagtagacaacagaatataaaaaatattaaaacatataaaaatataagataaatgaagaaaaatgtatatgtacatatatatacacatacacccgcatacgcatatacacacacatacacatacatacacataaaatatataaaatgagcagACGATATCAACGTGCCGGAGGAAGGACAACTTAGGGACCGGGGTAAAAGTGCAGTCCTCAGAACGATGGCTGTTTATGATACAGTTGGTAGATTATTACCTGAAATAGATATTGaacattttcagcttttcaTCTCAAATCACACCACTATAGTCTACATGACATTGTGAGCCTCAACTTAGatttttcaaaagtaatgaGGTACAGATTCTTTATGAATATTTTAAGTTTCCTtttaaaatagcttttttcagtttttgagaTATTCATCCCTAATTGCATCCATACATTCCTCATTACATTCTCTAAGAGACTCAACTAGATTTCTCCAAAATAGTGAGGTATAGAATTTTTAGGAATGTTTGAAAGTTTCCTTTTGAAATAGCTTTTCCAGTTTTTGAGATATTCATCCCAAAGGAATATATGGATGCAATTTGAATGTAATGAGGAATATTGATGAGATTTGGGATCATTTTGGCATTCCGCGGTCGAAAACAGTTTTACCGGTACTTGGGAGTAGTCGAATGTGGGAATGTGAAACTATCTTTGCCACAGTTCTCGAGGGTCTGTGAATTGAGAAAACAAAaattaacagaaaatgtttcagtGCAAGAGCCTCATCTCTGACAGCCCGACAGAGACAGTTGTCTCTTTGAAACCGTAGACCGTTTCCCTCAACTCTGAGTCAACTTAGTTTTCACTAAACCCGCTTTCTGAAATAGCCCCCTGGACTATTTAATCATtgcataattataaaaataacaatcaTTCATTCTGGAAAACCCACTATTAACCTTTTTTTCTttcgtgtttttttttgtaacagaCGGTCAATTTTAAATAACTTAATGTGTTTTCAAAAAAGGGCAATGGAAATCCTTGAGGGGCTATGGTACTGAACAGAAAATATATCCCCATATACTCCACAGCTTTGGTGAAACGACTCATAAGGCTTAGCACTTGCTGGCGCTATCAGAGTTAAGCTATTTTGCCGTGCCTAATTATAGAAACGGAGAACATGCTTCGCCTTAAATTCTCAATGGCCGTTGAAGAGTTTGTTGATAACAGGGACTATAATCACAGGGCACCATTCTATCCAGTCACATATCACTCCAGCACACTTAACAAGTACTCTCTGGCCTTAGTTCTGATAAGCTTTACAGAGTGTGATAGAGTGAGCTTTTAAAACCTCCTGAGCCACTCGCCTGGTCCTGATCATTTAATAAAATCTGAATAAATCTTTCAGTTTCAAATTGTTCAGAAGGGCCTGCATTTCAATTACACTTTCCTGGACTGTGGAAAATATAGGACAAATAATTTTATTGAGCGGCTGCCTGTGACGCATGAAAAGCATCGCCGTTGCCCTGCGCCAGTGAGACCGGTTGTATTAACAGAGGTGTAGGGTTGCAGATGTCCAGGAAATTGACCAAAGATAccagaacatttacaaatgttgcttaTTGACAGGTCCTTTGTAAATCTAGGAGAAATAATGATTTGCGGttcacattttctgttgtttatttGCTCATTGTCGGTTGTCTTAGACTTTGCTACCTTGTTGTTTGGTTACCTgctattttttttatcccattttcTACCATATTTCCACAATATCTCCTCTCCAGTCAATAAACAAAAGTCCATTTTACTACATGACCCATTATGATGCCTGGTAGGTTTCAATATCGTCCGTTGTACAATGTACTGCTATATTGTAAGCCACCGTGAAGCCATGTCATATACAACCTGAGTTGTCACTCATACCATGATTTGTGCTCTTCACACttcacatgaaaacaaatatttattgaaaaGGTGTCATGATAGTTACAGAAACCTCaatcacaaacaaaaatgtgtccagAATGTTCTGCAAATAGTTACGACATTGATGAGGTCACAGGAATGACAACCATAATTGTACAGTATATGAATGTGAGACGGGATGCTTAAATTATTCACATTCATATTGTTCACAGACCTTTATTTACAAAAGTACAGTTTTGTCCTAAACCAGTACAAACGTGCAAAAAAAAGGAAGTCACATTATAGTGTTTTCCCAGGGATACTTGACCcaaaatcatacatttaccTCAGTATGGTCATACTGTTGGGTACGCTACTCACATTCACATCTTTGCAAAATTCCCAATACTTTATAATTCTTTCAGTCCAATAAAGCAAGTTTCTTCCACAATACCTGATATGTCCTTGCATCTACAAGTAATATGAAAGAATGCAACTGTCATCCCCTCATCTATTCAAGAGGGAAACCACTCCACAGGATCTGCTAGAAAGTGTCTTATTGTTCATTTGATTTACAGAAACAATTACCAAGTAATGTGCCAAAGTCTGCAGTGATTGCTGAATTTTAAAGTCAGTGGACCCAGTTGGTCAGCGGTGGTGAAGACGTTCAATACAGAAGGTTCAAGTCACTGTGATTCCGCATTGCGGCATTTTTACTTTCTGTACTGAATTAACGAATGCTCACACAAATAAATCCAATTCCACTCAGTCCTACATAGTTGGACGCTCCTGTGGATCCGAAGAAGCCAAGACTGACCACCAGTCACTTCCCTTACGGGAAGattctgtccagagcacatgaTCATCAACCGGACGCACGCTCAAAAAGCTTCCCCCTCCAACATCCACAGACAAGCTCAATCCTGGAACCTGCAGCCCACAGCACACTTATAGACAAGGGTCTTGAGTCAGAAACCAAGAGCACCGAAAGCAACTGGAAGTAGCCGGAGCAGACTGCCCAGAACAAGGAGTAATGTAGGGGAGTCGCCGTCACTGTCCTGCAGTTTATGCTCCCTAATGACAGGCCTAAATTAGTAACCAGTGAgaataaaatgtcagaaaacTCCTGTAGAATGATAAATTAAAGTAAAGAAAGCTATATCCAGAGGAAAGgggataaaaaaagaaagaataatAGAAGAGTTCAAGATGACCAACATAGAGATGATAGAATGGACCAAGATAGAGATAACAGAGATGATCA is drawn from Esox lucius isolate fEsoLuc1 chromosome 14, fEsoLuc1.pri, whole genome shotgun sequence and contains these coding sequences:
- the myh6 gene encoding myosin-6, producing the protein MGDALMAEFGKAAPFLRKSDKERLEAQTRPFDIKTECFVVDNKVEYVKGQIQSKEGGMVTVKKEDQTVVTVKEADVHPQNPPKYDKIEDMAMFTFLHEPAVLFNLKERYAAWMIYTYSGLFCVTVNPYKWLPVYDSAVVSAYRGKKRAEAPPHIFSISDNAYQYMLTDRENQSVLITGESGAGKTVNTKRVIQYFASIAAVSGVKRDPSKGTLEDQIIQANPALEAFGNAKTVRNDNSSRFGKFIRIHFGTSGKLSSADIETYLLEKSRITFQLKAERNYHIFFQILSNQKPELLDMLLITNNPYDYSYISQGEVTVASINDSDELLATDSAFDVLGFTAEEKQGVYKLTGAIMHYGNMKFKQKQREEQAEPDGTEAADKSAYLMGINSADLIKGLCHPRVKVGNEYVTKGQGVDQVYYSIGALAKSVYEKMFNWMVVRINHSLDTKQARQHFIGVLDIAGFEIFDFNTFEQLCINFTNERLQQFFNHHMFVLEQEEYKKEGIEWEFIDFGMDLQACIDLIEKPLGIMSILEEECMFPKASDQTFKAKLYDNHLGKNKMFQKPIPGKGKAEAHFALVHYAGIVDYNITGWLVKNKDPLNETVCGLYAKSSLKLLSHLFAVVATEGGDKVSGKGAKKKGSAFQTVSALHRENLNKLMSTLKTTHPHFVRCLIPNESKTPGIMENSLVMHQLRCNGVLEGIRICRKGFPNRVLYGDFKQRYRILNASVIPEGQFIDSKKATEKLLGSLDIDHSQYRFGSTKVFFKAGLLGTLEEMRDEQLSRIITMIQANARAILMRAEYQKLVERRDALLVIQWNLRSFLGVKNWPWMKLFFKIKPLLKSAESDKEMANIKEEFTKVKEAFDKSEARRKELEEKVVSILQEKNDLLLQCQAEQDTLTDAEERCEQLIKSKIQMEAKLKELTERLEDEEEMNADLTAKKRKLEDECSELKKDIDDLEMTLAKVEKEKHAIENKVKNLTEEMASQDENIMKLTKEKKALQEAHQQTLDDLQSEEDKVNTLTKAKAKLEQQVDDLEGSLEHEKKIRMELERSKRKLEGDLKLNQENLMDLENDKQQQDEKLKKKDFEISSLTGKIEDEQVACVQLQKKLKENQARIEELEEELDAERAARAKIEKQRSDLSRELEDISERLEEAGGATSAQVELNKKRENEFLKLRRDLEESTLQHEATAASLRKKHADSVAELGEQIDNLQRVKQKLEKEKNELKLELDDLSSNIESVVKAKSNLERMCRSMEDNMNEYKTKYEEAQRSLNDFSSQRAKLLTENGELGRQLEEKESLISQLTRGKSSYTQQVEDMRRQLEEEVKAKNSLAHALQSARHDCDLLREQFEEEQEAKAELQRALSKANTEVSTWRARYETDGIQKTEELEEAKKKLVQRLQEAEEAVEAVNAKCSSLEKTKSRLQNEIEDLMLDLERSNAASAALDKKQRTFDKVMAEWKQKYEESQCELEGTQKEARSLSTELFKLKNAYEESLDHLETIKRENKNLQEEISDLTDQLGEGGKSAHELEKLRKQLEQEKAELQSALEEAEGSLEHEESKILRAQLEFNQMKADIERKLSEKDEEMEQAKRNNQRIVESLQSSLESETRSRNEALRIKKKMEGDLNEMEIQLSQANRQAADAQKQLKITQSCLKDAQLQLDDATHGNEDLKENIALLERRNNLFQAELEELRAVLEQTERGRKLAEQELCETSERMQLLHTQNTSLVNQKKKHEADLLQLQTELEDVVQENRNAEEKAKKAITDAAMMAEELKKEQDTSAHLERMKKNMEQTIKDLQHRLDEAEQIAMKGGKKQLQKLEGRIKELESELEEEQKRGTESIKGVRKYERRIKELTYQTEEDRKNMARIQDLVDKLQLKVKAYKRASEEAEEQANANLAKFRKLQHELEEAEERADIAESQLNKLRAKTRDGGGKKGLDE